From one Triticum aestivum cultivar Chinese Spring chromosome 4B, IWGSC CS RefSeq v2.1, whole genome shotgun sequence genomic stretch:
- the LOC123092960 gene encoding uncharacterized protein, translating into MAPAVGAEEQDVPLFHPSPCAYYVQSPSAASHTLSHPASESTALILSPFPEAAYAAPRRSDAAGAGRHEHDQEASRLALSRYSSSRGSNNSFLTDKKPSGGGGRGARQVLRVVSGRSSSDGDGDGADQRSGAWRYVKLDPEAPCCCIAFQVAWRVAVSVAIALLVFVVVTKPAHPGVSFKVGKVERFSLGEGLDGSGVITSFLNCNCSVEMAVENHSKVFSLHLLPPLLDMSFGHFTFATSQQGEGPHVVVGPRAATTVRLFVAAQEKPMYAAGRGMQDLLESGKGVPVAITVRSQSRYRVVGSLVRLTYRHDSQCVLYLRRRSPQRDNALAAAGTSTCSAATL; encoded by the exons ATGGCACCAGCCGTCGGCGCGGAGGAGCAGGACGTGCCGCTCTTCCACCCCTCCCCGTGTGCCTACTACGTGCAGAGCCCCTCCGCGGCGTCGCACACCCTCAGCCACCCGGCGTCCGAGTCCACGGCGCTCATCCTCTCCCCGTTCCCCGAGGCCGCCtacgccgccccgcgccgcagcgacgccgccggcgccggccgccacGAGCACGACCAGGAGGCCTCCCGCCTCGCCCTGTCCCGCTACTCCTCCTCCCGCGGCTCCAACAACTCCTTCCTCACCGACAAGAagcccagcggcggcggcggcaggggggcGCGGCAGGTGCTGAGGGTGGTCTCCGGGCGGTCCTCctccgacggcgacggcgacggcgctgACCAGAGGAGCGGGGCGTGGAGGTACGTGAAGCTGGACCCGGAGGCGCCATGCTGCTGCATCGCGTTCCAGGTGGCGTGGAGGGTGGCCGTCAGCGTGGCGATCGCGCtgctcgtcttcgtcgtcgtcaccAAGCCCGCGCACCCCGGCGTCTCCTTCAAGGTGGGCAAGGTGGAGCGGTTCAGCCTCGGGGAAGGGCTCGACGGCTCCGGCGTGATCACCAGCTTCCTCAACTGCAACTGCTCCGTGGAGATGGCCGTGGAGAACCACTCCAAGGTCTTCAGCCTGCACCTCCTCCCTCCGCTGCTCGACATGTCCTTTGGCCACTTCACCTTCGCAACCTCACAGCAG GGAGAGGGGCCGCACGTCGTCGTCGGGCCGCGAGCCGCTACGACGGTGAGGCTCTTCGTGGCGGCGCAGGAGAAGCCGATGTACGCGGCGGGGCGCGGCATGCAGGACCTGCTCGAGTCCGGCAAGGGCGTGCCGGTCGCCATCACGGTGCGGTCGCAGTCTCGGTACCGCGTGGTGGGGAGCCTGGTCCGGCTCACGTACCGCCACGACTCCCAGTGCGTGCTGTACCTCAGGAGGAGATCGCCGCAGCGGGAcaacgccctcgccgccgccggcacctccacATGCTCCGCGGCAACTTTATAA
- the LOC123092958 gene encoding pentatricopeptide repeat-containing protein At1g09900 has protein sequence MPFRPTFPRRCLDDRKLSSFLSALASFSANPSPSPPAGSVPAARTPAAYNALMSAYSRAGRSDEVLRLFRSLPFPPTAPLFTTLISSLAASGRPRAARAAFSSLLVSGLTPTASAFTALLKCHDGSLDSIHHIFLAMTSASCSPDAAVYNCYISMLCDSGRLEEAWGILDHMMDGGVRPTVRSYTAILHGYCEQGKILEAERLFDAMVDAGCPPDVVSYSVLIEGLCGIREFHKVERILERSEEKGWTPNAVTYNIYMSALCRMRFLDEACHQVDKMRSRGLSPTVETLSILFDCLCRDSKFSEAVCLLEHCEELGWHADVFCYNTLMGRLCDAGDFARVFKLLVDLLKKGIGPDMFSFTIAIRGLCGVGKFRLAKCLIDNEWIGYDVVAFNTLIHGFYNAGDLRGVKLTYINMCSRQISPNNFTNATLIDCLCKDRKFVEAINSLASLRDGSVPDHVVHLNNRLVKGVRYTKVLNLLDEIRCRGFELDTCIFIPLVRVLCWEGYYKRENINEVSLILTSLGIR, from the coding sequence ATGCCCTTCCGCCCCACCTTCCCCCGCCGCTGCCTCGACGACCGCAagctctcctccttcctctccgccctcgcctccttctccgccaacCCCTCCCCGTCGCCGCCCGCAGGATCGGTTCCTGCAGCCCGCACCCCCGCCGCCTACAATGCTCTCATGTCCGCCTACTCCCGCGCCGGCCGCTCAGACGAGGTGCTCCGCCTCTTCCGCTCCCTCCCCTTCCCCCCCACCGCGCCCCTCTTCACCACCCTCATATCCTCcctcgccgcctccggccgcccccGCGCCGCGCGCGCCGCCTTCTCCTCTCTGCTCGTCTCCGGCCTCACGCCCACCGCGTCTGCCTTCACCGCACTGCTCAAGTGCCATGATGGCTCGCTCGACTCTATACACCACATTTTCCTTGCGATGACCTCCGCCAGCTGCTCACCTGATGCCGCCGTGTACAACTGCTACATTTCCATGCTCTGCGACTCCGGGCGGCTGGAGGAGGCCTGGGGCATCCTTGACCACATGATGGATGGAGGAGTCCGCCCCACTGTCCGCTCCTACACCGCGATTCTACATGGATACTGCGAGCAGGGTAAGATTCTCGAAGCAGAGAGGTTATTCGATGCCATGGTCGATGCCGGCTGCCCCCCAGATGTCGTATCCTACAGCGTGCTTATTGAGGGGCTTTGCGGCATCAGGGAATTTCATAAGGTGGAGAGGATATTAGAAAGAAGTGAAGAGAAGGGGTGGACGCCCAATGCTGTCACCTACAATATTTACATGTCTGCTCTGTGCAGGATGAGGTTCTTGGATGAGGCATGTCATCAAGTAGATAAAATGCGCAGCAGAGGGCTCTCGCCAACTGTTGAGACACTGAGTATTCTATTTGATTGCTTGTGCCGAGACTCAAAGTTTTCGGAGGCAGTCTGCTTGCTGGAACACTGTGAAGAATTAGGCTGGCATGCTGATGTGTTCTGCTATAACACTTTGATGGGTAGGCTCTGTGATGCCGGTGATTTTGCAAGAGTCTTCAAGCTGCTGGTTGATCTGTTGAAAAAGGGCATTGGGCCAGATATGTTTAGTTTTACAATTGCAATACGTGGCCTCTGTGGAGTTGGGAAATTCCGGCTGGCAAAGTGTCTAATAGATAATGAGTGGATTGGATATGATGTTGTGGCTTTCAATACTTTGATTCATGGATTCTACAATGCTGGGGATTTACGTGGAGTCAAGCTAACTTACATCAATATGTGCAGTAGGCAAATTTCTCCAAACAACTTTACTAATGCTAcattgattgattgcttatgtaaaGATCGAAAATTTGTCGAGGCAATAAACTCTCTTGCATCTTTGAGAGATGGGTCGGTGCCTGATCATGTTGTTCACCTGAACAACCGGTTGGTCAAAGGAGTAAGATATACAAAGGTGCTCAACCTACTTGATGAAATACGCTGTAGAGGATTTGAGCTAGATACTTGCATCTTCATCCCGTTAGTTAGGGTATTATGCTGGGAAGGCTACTACAAGCGTGAGAATATCAATGAAGTTTCTCTTATACTGACCAGTCTAGGAATTAGATGA
- the LOC123092959 gene encoding putative pentatricopeptide repeat-containing protein At3g05240 — protein sequence MARSSGDVVRWTKRISALARGGRAAEAVAEFSRMDAAPNALTLASVLPACARLRSLGLGRAIHGFWLRRGGGPGANPIVDNAVLDVYAKCGALRSARRVFDGMPERDVFAWTAMAWGLARSGSPQDAVAMFRAMLSDGGEVARLNEATLVSVLHAVASTGALACGKLLHSYALKRGLAGEQVVANALVDAYAKCGEARLAFEVFDLLQDKDLVSWATVMRAMAVHGRCREALQLFSMMLRQGVRPDGAVFLSLLYACCHAGQVDQTLHLLGAMGRIYGIVPQREHYTCVLDACGRSGRLDGVGEIFRRMPVECDQQALGAYCSHASASKANGVVAGERFLWKRFLAGEVAAGRDTYVLMSKSLADAGRWDDVCSVRERAAATRIDETAACTWIQV from the coding sequence ATGGCCCGCTCGTCGGGAGACGTGGTGCGGTGGACGAAGCGCATCTCGGCGCTGGCGAGgggcgggcgcgcggcggaggccgtGGCGGAGTTCTCCAGGATGGACGCGGCGCCGAACGCGCTCACGCTGGCGAGCGTCCTCCCGGCGTGCGCCAGGCTGCGGAGCCTCGGCCTGGGGCGGGCCATCCACGGGTTCTGGCTCCGGCGAGGGGGCGGGCCCGGCGCGAACCCGATCGTGGACAACGCCGTGCTGGACGTGTACGCCAAGTGCGGGGCTCTCCGCAGCGCTCGCCGCGTGTTCGACGGAATGCCCGAGCGGGACGTCTTCGCCTGGACCGCGATGGCGTGGGGCCTCGCGAGGAGCGGCAGCCCGCAGGACGCCGTCGCGATGTTCAGGGCGATGTTGTCCGACGGCGGCGAGGTCGCCCGCCTGAACGAGGCCACCTTGGTCAGCGTCCTGCACGCCGTGGCGTCCACCGGCGCTCTGGCATGCGGCAAGCTGCTGCACTCATACGCGCTGAAGCGAGGGCTCGCCGGCGAGCAGGTCGTCGCCAACGCGCTGGTCGACGCCTACGCCAAGTGCGGCGAGGCGCGGCTGGCGTTCGAGGTGTTCGACCTTCTCCAGGACAAGGACCTGGTCTCCTGGGCCACCGTCATGAGGGCCATGGCCGTGCACGGCCGGTGCAGGGAGGCGCTGCAGCTCTTCTCCATGATGCtgcgccaaggtgttcgaccggaCGGCGCCGTGTTCCTGTCGTTGCTCTATGCCTGCTGCCATGCCGGGCAGGTGGACCAGACGCTGCACCTCTTGGGCGCCATGGGAAGGATCTACGGGATCGTGCCGCAGAGGGAGCACTACACGTGCGTGCTCGATGCCTGCGGCCGGTCCGGGCGGCTCGACGGAGTTGGAGAAATCTTTAGGCGAATGCCCGTGGAATGCGATCAGCAGGCGCTTGGAGCTTACTGCTCCCATGCAAGTGCGAGCAAGGCAAACGGCGTTGTTGCCGGCGAGCGGTTCCTCTGGAAGAGGTTTCTCGCCGGAGAAGTGGCCGCCGGACGGGACACGTACGTGCTCATGTCCAAGTCGCTCGCTGACGCAGGGCGATGGGACGACGTTTGTTCTGTCAGGGAGAGGGCTGCTGCAACAAGGATCGACGAGACTGCTGCTTGCACTTGGATTCAAGTGTAG